The proteins below come from a single Mugil cephalus isolate CIBA_MC_2020 chromosome 7, CIBA_Mcephalus_1.1, whole genome shotgun sequence genomic window:
- the scinlb gene encoding scinderin like b, with product MVSHKEFEAAGKAPGLQVWRIENMDLKPVNKALHGSFFTGDAYLLLFTTAAPSYNIHMWLGAECSQDESGAAAIFATQLDDFLGGGPLQFREVQNNESTTFLGYFKSGIKYQKGGVASGFQHVVTNNMDVKRLLHVKGRRAIRATEVTMSWSSFNKGDCFIIDLGKDIYQWCGSECNRFERLKASEVSIGIRDNERNGRAKVHMVEEGDEPADVIQALGSKSAIAPSTPDDDRVDTSNRKKGALYMISDASGSMKVTSVAPSSPFKQAALSPEECYILDNGVDGNIFVWKGPKANTAERKAAMSAGQKFIKDKGYPNKTQIQVLPAGGETTLFKQFFSDWKDKDQTTGPSKAYAVGRIAKVEQVPFDASSLHSNKTMAAQHGMVDDGKGKVQVWRVEKGDRVAVDPSSYGHFYGGDCYIILYSYRQGSREQHLIYTWQGLKCTQDELAASAFLTVKLDDSMGGAPVQVRVTQGQEPPHLMSLFQGKPMIIHSGGTSRKGGQSQAGSTRLFHIRQSSSRATRAVEVGPSASNLNTNDVFVLKTPNALFVWRGVGASDEEMDAAKHVVGFLGGSPSQVSEGKEPADFWSALGGKKDYQTSKSLRNMLKPPRLFGCSNKTGRLIVEEVPGDFTQSDLATDDVMILDTWDQVFIWIGNEANAEEKNGAPKIAKEYVDTDPSGRKGLPITTVKQGAEPPTFTGWFQAWDAKMWETDPLDRIRARF from the exons ATGGTTTCCCACAAGGAGTTTGAAGCTGCAGGGAAGGCGCCGGGGCTGCAGGTGTGGCGCATCGAGAACATGGATCTCAAGCCGGTGAACAAGGCCCTGCACGGCAGCTTCTTTACCGGGGACGCCTACCTGCTGCTTTTCACCACCGCAGCGCCGTCCTACAACATTCACATGTGGCTAG gcGCTGAGTGTTCGCAAGATGAGAGCGGAGCGGCGGCCATCTTTGCCACACAGCTGGATGACTTCCTGGGGGGCGGGCCACTGCAGTTCAGGGAGGTGCAGAACAATGAGTCCACCACGTTTCTGGGGTACTTCAAGTCAGGCATCAAGTACCAG aaagggggcgtggcctcgggTTTCCAGCACGTTGTGACCAATAACATGGACGTGAAGCGTCTGCTTCATGTCAAGGGTCGCAGGGCCATCAGAGCGACCGAGGTGACCATGTCCTGGAGCAGCTTCAACAAGGGGGACTGCTTCATCATCGACCTGGGAAAg GACATCTATCAGTGGTGTGGCAGCGAGTGCAACCGCTTCGAGCGGCTGAAGGCCTCTGAGGTCAGCATCGGCATCAGAGATAATGAGCGCAACGGCAGAGCCAAGGTGCAcatggtggaggagggggacgaGCCGGCTGATGTCATACAG GCTCTGGGGTCCAAATCCGCCATTGCTCCCAGCACCCCTGACGATGACAGGGTGGACACTTCCAACAGGAAGAAGGGTGCCCTCTACATG ATCTCTGACGCGTCTGGTTCAATGAAGGTGACATCTGTGGCTCCGTCCAGTCCCTTCAAACAGGCCGCGTTGTCTCCTGAGGAGTGCTACATCCTGGATAACGGGGTGGACGGGAACATCTTTGTATGGAAAG GCCCCAAGGCCAACACAGCAGAGCGTAAAGCGGCCATGTCCGCGGGTCAGAAGTTCATCAAAGACAAGGGATATCCCAACAAGACACAG ATCCAAGTTCTTCCCGCCGGAGGTGAGACCACTCTGTTTAAGCAGTTCTTCAGTGACTGGAAGGACAAGGACCAGACCACCGGCCCCAGCAAGGCCTACGCCGTCGGCCGCATAGCCAAAGTGGAGCAGGTGCCCTTTGACGCCTCCTCTCTGCACTCAAACAAAACCATGGCAGCTCAGCACGGAATGGTGGACGACGGCAAGGGCAAGGTCCAG GTCTGGCGTGTTGAGAAAGGCGACAGGGTGGCTGTGGATCCCTCCTCCTACGGTCACTTCTACGGCGGAGACTGTTACATCATCCTCTACAGCTACAGGCAGGGCAGCCGGGAGCAACACCTCATTTACACCTG GCAGGGACTGAAGTGCACACAAGACGAACTGGCAGCTTCAGCGTTCCTCACCGTGAAGCTGGATGACTCAATGGGAGGAGCCCCAGTTCAG GTGAGAGTGACTCAGGGTCAGGAGCCTCCCCACTTGATGAGTCTCTTCCAGGGCAAACCCATGATCATCCACAGCGGAGGGACGTCACGTAAAGGCGGTCAGTCCCAGGCCGGCAGCACCCGCCTCTTCCACATCCGACAGAGCTCGTCCCGCGCCACCCGGGCTGTGGAG GTCGGGCCCTCTGCCTCCAACCTCAACACCAATGATGTGTTTGTGCTAAAAACCCCGAATGCCCTGTTTGTGTGGCGGGGCGTGGGTGCCAGTGACGAGGAGATGGATGCGGCTAAGCACGTGGTGGGCTTTCTGGGTGGCAGCCCCAGCCAAGTGTCAGAGGGCAAGGAGCCAG CTGATTTCTGGTCCGCTCTGGGCGGCAAGAAGGATTACCAGACCTCCAAGAGTCTGCGTAACATGCTGAAACCCCCGCGTCTGTTCGGCTGCTCCAACAAAACTGGAAGACTCATT GTGGAGGAAGTACCCGGAGACTTCACTCAGTCAGATCTGGCCACTGATGACGTCATGATCCTGGACACCTGGGACCAG GTCTTCATTTGGATTGGGAACGAAGCTAATGCAGAAGAAAAGAATGGAGCTCCCAAAATAG CGAAAGAGTATGTGGACACAGACCCCTCTGGTCGCAAAGGACTGCCCATCACGACCGTCAAACAAGGCGCCGAGCCGCCCACATTCACCGGCTGGTTCCAGGCTTGGGACGCCAAGATGTGGGAAACAGATCCACTGGACAGAATCCGCGCCCGTTTTTGA
- the ccdc18 gene encoding coiled-coil domain-containing protein 18 isoform X2 has translation MSASFKAQSVEMESISSRKKGGCVRQENACLVFQDEQLISDLDAMQYELATSKSQVRHRGPKFGVNNNVAVMSEQIRQLEAELEAQAKDLKEAELRADCCQEAAAHSDIVVASLTEELNSLREEFNNKTALGKRAEQQRNQALQNAEKLKEAFKDYKATISIKLKRVMESESRLKESLIECDREKEELEMKFNVLEREKAEHSKTISQLKEEVRHAKATAAGLQTKFEEAERRTSHLERQLVEQSAECREVASVRKELEDLRTQTHSQEQRATQSLREAQQSQAELSSLEAILALLHLREGAVGPVCVSPCMLPPVDYSGTAHLLKLKPGEGYQQLLRVLQAKEAERMKQSSVIERLQERLRRAQEENSSLQSSMAQRASHYQSLHTELLDKVSQATDTEKELKRKSARVAALEKQLQEKTSSYAQAALKNTELENQLLEKTNTLQHYQSLMTKKQREYQESLEACKQSQSHQYVEQQHRIEMLQLSVEQAQSRVLEMEQELSSLQMERDAAQKAAQLLQTSLNQLTQKKQTEDRHNEELVESFKRQAAQSATKVCELQSSLSACREELSSYLQQMEEMKKNHETELQKKNNKVSSLQEKLHSTSLVCQSSSEQNLQLQFSLQQQQTMLSESTARVSELEESQSQLHTQVSSLEQQLERARTSLQDEVGKREQDVQMKDKKIQEMNQENIQLSESVSHLTSETEKCRGELMSKESDLQNLQRDVSIKTSQISSLEENLQHMKNQLSSKSDMVMDLEEKLHRCEADQRNCVQQVQILEQQLQTVQGELADALKQLRELKEVLQRTQTVSDERQSTVEKLTVQLRETHRELEERTHEVLDMDSALKERQGELQQRAKLLAQLEVAIREHKQEMERKVEFLEQSLEARERELKDAQREHLDRNVKESQELSQQLCVCQQRLQKVSEELEETRRQRETLNRELDDAKLLTKETEARLYSVEEELTLKEARWEQLESRLQGMVTSLEQELDLEREQHSKELDSLQQTRGQLLKVSEQISTTMRSSQEQLTVKLQQSQAQLEQVKAELDRATTELDRTTNQVGQLQTQLDQSQAQFLQIKTQLEQSRIYCEQTKAQNIHLRTQLEQMTVQLNQTRAQAAQLQTQLLASEKSVETSNDSLLIKESELTRLQARISSLGRTADRQNLYNHALSLPALHKFTDAPERHSPASSPKRLQTTATSPSHVQPTHPHSPTHRQTCSSPPAHTYPHLSKSHQACDAWMHSSSTSSSLDLPPSLKATLREALESTSASISSFQDSVNYSWQGLSSTDATATSDVSFDPLTYMVDKQGDRSHNVEETLMHEGGDELLSESRRESVSTLVGQEEQEEEVDMSSLTGMLRFVNQTLAMQEDPSVWSSTQLTHT, from the exons ATG TCTGCCTCATTCAAAGCCCAGTCAGTAGAGATGGAGTCTATTTCTTCACGGAAGAAGGGGGGTTGTGTGCGGCAGGAGAATGCCTGCCTGGTTTTCCAGGATGAACAACTCATCAGTGACCTGGATGCAATGCAGTATGAACTTGCTACCTCGAAATCTCAG GTCCGCCACAGAGGTCCCAAGTTTGGCGTTAACAACAATGTGGCAGTCATGAGCGAACAGATTCGTCAGCTTGAAGCGGAACTGGAGGCTCAGGCCAAAGACTTAAA ggAAGCAGAGCTAAGGGCAGACTGTTGtcaggaagcagcagctcaCAGTGATATTGTGGTGGCGTCACTTACTGAAGAACTGAACTCACTCAGAGAAGAGTTTAACAACAAGACAGCGCTAGGAAAACG GGCTGAGCAGCAAAGGAACCAAGCACTTCAAAATGCAGAGAAACTCAAAGAAGCTTTCAAAGATTATAAGGCCACCATTTCCATTAAGCTGAAGAGG gtAATGGAAAGTGAGAGCAGACTCAAAGAGAGTCTTATTGAatgtgacagagaaaaagaagagctgGAGATGAAGTTTAATGTGCTTGAGAGGGAGAAGGCTGaacacagcaaaacaatcaG CCAGCTAAAGGAGGAAGTGAGACATGCCAAGGCCACAGCAGCCGGCCTCCAAACCAAATTTGAAGAGGCTGAACGAAGAACCTCACACCTCGAGCGGCAACTTGTGGAGCAAAGTGCAGAGTGCAGGGAGGTGGCCTCTGTGCGCAAGGAGCTGGAAGACCTACGGACTCAGACCCACAGCCAGGAACAGAGGGCGACACAGAGCCTGAGAGAGGCTCAACAGAGCCAGGCAGAGCTGTCCAGTCTGGAGGCCATACTGGCTCTGCTGCATTTACGAGAG GGTGCTGTGGGGCCAGTCTGTGTCAGTCCTTGCATGTTGCCTCCGGTGGACTACTCAGGAACTGCACATCTGCTGAAGCTAAAGCCAG GTGAAGGCTACCAGCAGCTGCTGAGAGTGCTGCAGGCAAAGGAAGCTGAGAGGATGAAACAGAGTAGCGTGATCGAGCGGCTTCAGGAGCGTCTGAGGCGAGCGCAGGAGGAGAACTCGTCCCTACAGAGCTCCATGGCACAAAGAGCCTCGCACTACCAGAGCCTTCACACGGAGCTGCTGGACAAAGTCAGCCAGGCCAcggacacagagaaagag CTGAAGAGAAAAAGTGCACGAGTTGCTGCGCTGGAAAAACAGTTACAGGAGAAAACCTCGTCCTACGCTCAGGCTGCACTGAAAAACACCGAGCTGGAGAATCAGCTCTTG GAGAAGACCAACACTCTTCAGCATTACCAGTCACTGATGACCAAGAAGCAAAGAGAGTATCAGGAGTCTTTGGAGGCGTGTAAACAATCGCAATCTCATCAATACGTGGAGCAACAGCACAGAATAGAAATG ttgCAGCTGTCTGTGGAACAGGCTCAGTCTCGGGTGTTGGAGATGGAGCAGGAGTTGAGTTCACTCCAGATGGAGCGAGATGCGGCTCAGAAAGCTGCTCAGCTGCTGCAGACGTCTTTAAACCAGCTCACACAG aagaAGCAGACTGAAGACAGACACAATGAGGAGCTGGTCGAGAGTTTCAAACGGCAGGCAGCTCAGTCTGCTACCAAG GTGTGTGAGCTACAGTCGTCTCTGTCAGCATGTAGAGAAGAGCTGTCTTCATACCTGcagcagatggaggagatgaagaagaaccaTGAGACtgagctgcagaagaagaacaacaag GTGTCCTCTCTGCAGGAGAAGCTCCACAGCACCAGCCTTGTTTGTCAGAGCTCCAGCGAACAGAACCTGCAGCTGCAgttttctctgcagcagcagcagaccatGCTGTCTGAGAGCACCGCTCGGGTttcagagctggaggagagccagagccagctgcacacacaa GTATCCagtctggagcagcagctggaacGAGCCCGGACGTCTCTGCAGGACGAAGTAGGGAAGAGAGAGCAGGACGTCCAAATGAAGGACAAGAAAATTCAGGAGATGAACCAGGAGAATATACAACTCTCTGAGTCTGTTAG CCATCTCACATCAGAGACGGAAAAGTGTCGAGGGGAGCTGATGTCTAAAGAGTCGGATTTGCAAAATCTGCAGAGGGACGTCTCCATCAAGACGTCTCAGATCAGCAGCCTGGAGGAGAACCTGCAACACATGAAGAACCAACTCAGCAGCAAGAGTGACATGG TCATGGATCTGGAGGAAAAGCTCCATCGCTGTGAGGCAGATCAGCGAAACTGTGTCCAGCAGGTCCAGATCCTGGAGCAGCAGTTACAGACAGTACAGGGAGAGTTGGCCGACGCTCTGAAGCAGCTACGAGAACTCAAGGAGGTTCTGCAGAGAACCCAAACCGTCTCAGATGAGCGACAATCCACAGTGGAAAAGCTGACTGTCCAGCTTAG ggaGACCCacagggagctggaggagagaacTCATGAGGTCTTAGACATGGACAGTGCACTAAAGGAAAGACAGGGGGAGCTCCAACAAAGAGCAAAGCtg CTGGCCCAGCTGGAAGTGGCCATCAGAGAGCACAAGcaagagatggagaggaaggtgGAGTTTCTGGAGCAGAGCCTGGAAGCCAGAGAAAGAGAGCTGAAGGATGCGCAGAGGGAGCACTTGGACAGGAACGTGAAG GAGTCTCAGGAGCTCAGCCAGCAGCTGTGCGTTTGTCAGCAGCGACTTCAGAAAGTGTCAGAAGAGCTTGAAGAGACTCGACGTCAGCGTGAGACTCTGAACAGAGAGCTGGACGACGCCAAGTTGCTGACAAAAGAGACG GAGGCCCGGCTTtatagtgtggaggaggagctgactCTGAAGGAGGCGCGTTGGGAGCAGCTGGAGTCCAGACTGCAGGGCATGGTCACTTCtctggagcaggagctggatCTGGAGAGGGAGCAGCACAGCAAGGAG CTGGACTCCCTGCAGCAGACTCGGGGGCAGCTCCTCAAAGTCTCGGAGCAGATCTCCACCACCATGCGCTCCTCTCAGGAGCAGCTCACCGTCAAACTTCAGCAGAGCCAGGCCCAACTCGAGCAGGTCAAGGCCGAGCTGGACCGAGCTACGACTGAGCTGGACCGTACCACGAACCAAGTCGGTCAGCTCCAAACGCAGCTGGACCAGAGCCAGGCTCAGTTTCTTCAGATTAAAACCCAGCTGGAGCAGAGCAGGATTTACTGTGAACAGACCAAAGCCCAGAACATCCATCTACGTACCCAGCTGGAGCAGATGACTGTGCAGTTAAATCAAACCAGGGCGCAGGCTGCCCAGCTCCAGACCCAGCTCCTGGCCTCTGAGAAGTCTGTGGAGACCTCCAACGATTCCCTGCTCATCAAG GAGTCTGAGCTGACTCGTCTCCAGGCCAGGATCTCCAGTCTGGGACGAACTGCTGACCGACAGAATCTGTACAATCACGCACTCTCTCTCCCGGCTCTGCACAAATTCACGGACGCTCCGGAGCGTCACTCTCCAGCTTCATCCCCTAAAAGGCTGCAAACAACAGCCACCTCTCCCTCCCACGTCCAGCCAACGCACCCGCACTCTcctacacacagacaaaccTGCTCTTCGCCTCCTGCTCACACGTACCCACACCTGTCCAAGAGCCACCAAGCATGCGACGCGTGgatgcacagcagcagcaccagctccTCCCTGGACCTCCCTCCGAGCCTGAAGGCCACACTGAGGGAGGCGCTGGAGTCCACGtctgcctccatttcctctttccagGATTCTGTGAACTACAGCTGGCAGGGCCTCAGTTCCACAGATGCCACAGCGACATCAGACGTCTCTTTTGACCCGCTCACGTACATGGTGGACAAGCAAGGCGACCGAAGCCACAACGTGGAGGAGACGTTGATGCACGAAGGAGGAGATGAGCTCCTCAGCGAGTCAAGGAGGGAGTCTGTGAGCACGCTGGTGggtcaggaggagcaggaggaggaggtggatatGAGTTCGCTGACGGGGATGCTGAGGTTTGTTAACCAGACGTTGGCCATGCAGGAGGATCCCTCTGTGTGGAGCTCCACACAGCTAACACACACCTGA
- the ccdc18 gene encoding coiled-coil domain-containing protein 18 isoform X1, giving the protein MFEDEEELTNDLVSLRNLLRLTELSLQSVGQKLSHSECHQDESCLQQSPDHLILQDGEASDVPLSSSVCVCLERPLSAAADRRAAAGSPLSSSSMSASFKAQSVEMESISSRKKGGCVRQENACLVFQDEQLISDLDAMQYELATSKSQVRHRGPKFGVNNNVAVMSEQIRQLEAELEAQAKDLKEAELRADCCQEAAAHSDIVVASLTEELNSLREEFNNKTALGKRAEQQRNQALQNAEKLKEAFKDYKATISIKLKRVMESESRLKESLIECDREKEELEMKFNVLEREKAEHSKTISQLKEEVRHAKATAAGLQTKFEEAERRTSHLERQLVEQSAECREVASVRKELEDLRTQTHSQEQRATQSLREAQQSQAELSSLEAILALLHLREGAVGPVCVSPCMLPPVDYSGTAHLLKLKPGEGYQQLLRVLQAKEAERMKQSSVIERLQERLRRAQEENSSLQSSMAQRASHYQSLHTELLDKVSQATDTEKELKRKSARVAALEKQLQEKTSSYAQAALKNTELENQLLEKTNTLQHYQSLMTKKQREYQESLEACKQSQSHQYVEQQHRIEMLQLSVEQAQSRVLEMEQELSSLQMERDAAQKAAQLLQTSLNQLTQKKQTEDRHNEELVESFKRQAAQSATKVCELQSSLSACREELSSYLQQMEEMKKNHETELQKKNNKVSSLQEKLHSTSLVCQSSSEQNLQLQFSLQQQQTMLSESTARVSELEESQSQLHTQVSSLEQQLERARTSLQDEVGKREQDVQMKDKKIQEMNQENIQLSESVSHLTSETEKCRGELMSKESDLQNLQRDVSIKTSQISSLEENLQHMKNQLSSKSDMVMDLEEKLHRCEADQRNCVQQVQILEQQLQTVQGELADALKQLRELKEVLQRTQTVSDERQSTVEKLTVQLRETHRELEERTHEVLDMDSALKERQGELQQRAKLLAQLEVAIREHKQEMERKVEFLEQSLEARERELKDAQREHLDRNVKESQELSQQLCVCQQRLQKVSEELEETRRQRETLNRELDDAKLLTKETEARLYSVEEELTLKEARWEQLESRLQGMVTSLEQELDLEREQHSKELDSLQQTRGQLLKVSEQISTTMRSSQEQLTVKLQQSQAQLEQVKAELDRATTELDRTTNQVGQLQTQLDQSQAQFLQIKTQLEQSRIYCEQTKAQNIHLRTQLEQMTVQLNQTRAQAAQLQTQLLASEKSVETSNDSLLIKESELTRLQARISSLGRTADRQNLYNHALSLPALHKFTDAPERHSPASSPKRLQTTATSPSHVQPTHPHSPTHRQTCSSPPAHTYPHLSKSHQACDAWMHSSSTSSSLDLPPSLKATLREALESTSASISSFQDSVNYSWQGLSSTDATATSDVSFDPLTYMVDKQGDRSHNVEETLMHEGGDELLSESRRESVSTLVGQEEQEEEVDMSSLTGMLRFVNQTLAMQEDPSVWSSTQLTHT; this is encoded by the exons ATGTTTGAGGACGAGGAAGAATTAACCAATGATCTGGTCAGTCTGAGGAATCTGCTTCGATTAACGGAGCTCAGCCTGCAAAGTGTGGGACAGAAACTGAG TCATTCTGAGTGTCATCAGGATGAGAGTTGTCTTCAGCAGAGTCCTGACCACCTGATCTTACAAGACGGGGAGGCATCTGATGTTCCTCTGTcctcatctgtctgtgtttgcctGGAGAGGCCCCTCAGTGCAGCTGCTGACAGACGGGCTGCAGCTGGCAGTCCCCTCTCTTCCAGCTCTATG TCTGCCTCATTCAAAGCCCAGTCAGTAGAGATGGAGTCTATTTCTTCACGGAAGAAGGGGGGTTGTGTGCGGCAGGAGAATGCCTGCCTGGTTTTCCAGGATGAACAACTCATCAGTGACCTGGATGCAATGCAGTATGAACTTGCTACCTCGAAATCTCAG GTCCGCCACAGAGGTCCCAAGTTTGGCGTTAACAACAATGTGGCAGTCATGAGCGAACAGATTCGTCAGCTTGAAGCGGAACTGGAGGCTCAGGCCAAAGACTTAAA ggAAGCAGAGCTAAGGGCAGACTGTTGtcaggaagcagcagctcaCAGTGATATTGTGGTGGCGTCACTTACTGAAGAACTGAACTCACTCAGAGAAGAGTTTAACAACAAGACAGCGCTAGGAAAACG GGCTGAGCAGCAAAGGAACCAAGCACTTCAAAATGCAGAGAAACTCAAAGAAGCTTTCAAAGATTATAAGGCCACCATTTCCATTAAGCTGAAGAGG gtAATGGAAAGTGAGAGCAGACTCAAAGAGAGTCTTATTGAatgtgacagagaaaaagaagagctgGAGATGAAGTTTAATGTGCTTGAGAGGGAGAAGGCTGaacacagcaaaacaatcaG CCAGCTAAAGGAGGAAGTGAGACATGCCAAGGCCACAGCAGCCGGCCTCCAAACCAAATTTGAAGAGGCTGAACGAAGAACCTCACACCTCGAGCGGCAACTTGTGGAGCAAAGTGCAGAGTGCAGGGAGGTGGCCTCTGTGCGCAAGGAGCTGGAAGACCTACGGACTCAGACCCACAGCCAGGAACAGAGGGCGACACAGAGCCTGAGAGAGGCTCAACAGAGCCAGGCAGAGCTGTCCAGTCTGGAGGCCATACTGGCTCTGCTGCATTTACGAGAG GGTGCTGTGGGGCCAGTCTGTGTCAGTCCTTGCATGTTGCCTCCGGTGGACTACTCAGGAACTGCACATCTGCTGAAGCTAAAGCCAG GTGAAGGCTACCAGCAGCTGCTGAGAGTGCTGCAGGCAAAGGAAGCTGAGAGGATGAAACAGAGTAGCGTGATCGAGCGGCTTCAGGAGCGTCTGAGGCGAGCGCAGGAGGAGAACTCGTCCCTACAGAGCTCCATGGCACAAAGAGCCTCGCACTACCAGAGCCTTCACACGGAGCTGCTGGACAAAGTCAGCCAGGCCAcggacacagagaaagag CTGAAGAGAAAAAGTGCACGAGTTGCTGCGCTGGAAAAACAGTTACAGGAGAAAACCTCGTCCTACGCTCAGGCTGCACTGAAAAACACCGAGCTGGAGAATCAGCTCTTG GAGAAGACCAACACTCTTCAGCATTACCAGTCACTGATGACCAAGAAGCAAAGAGAGTATCAGGAGTCTTTGGAGGCGTGTAAACAATCGCAATCTCATCAATACGTGGAGCAACAGCACAGAATAGAAATG ttgCAGCTGTCTGTGGAACAGGCTCAGTCTCGGGTGTTGGAGATGGAGCAGGAGTTGAGTTCACTCCAGATGGAGCGAGATGCGGCTCAGAAAGCTGCTCAGCTGCTGCAGACGTCTTTAAACCAGCTCACACAG aagaAGCAGACTGAAGACAGACACAATGAGGAGCTGGTCGAGAGTTTCAAACGGCAGGCAGCTCAGTCTGCTACCAAG GTGTGTGAGCTACAGTCGTCTCTGTCAGCATGTAGAGAAGAGCTGTCTTCATACCTGcagcagatggaggagatgaagaagaaccaTGAGACtgagctgcagaagaagaacaacaag GTGTCCTCTCTGCAGGAGAAGCTCCACAGCACCAGCCTTGTTTGTCAGAGCTCCAGCGAACAGAACCTGCAGCTGCAgttttctctgcagcagcagcagaccatGCTGTCTGAGAGCACCGCTCGGGTttcagagctggaggagagccagagccagctgcacacacaa GTATCCagtctggagcagcagctggaacGAGCCCGGACGTCTCTGCAGGACGAAGTAGGGAAGAGAGAGCAGGACGTCCAAATGAAGGACAAGAAAATTCAGGAGATGAACCAGGAGAATATACAACTCTCTGAGTCTGTTAG CCATCTCACATCAGAGACGGAAAAGTGTCGAGGGGAGCTGATGTCTAAAGAGTCGGATTTGCAAAATCTGCAGAGGGACGTCTCCATCAAGACGTCTCAGATCAGCAGCCTGGAGGAGAACCTGCAACACATGAAGAACCAACTCAGCAGCAAGAGTGACATGG TCATGGATCTGGAGGAAAAGCTCCATCGCTGTGAGGCAGATCAGCGAAACTGTGTCCAGCAGGTCCAGATCCTGGAGCAGCAGTTACAGACAGTACAGGGAGAGTTGGCCGACGCTCTGAAGCAGCTACGAGAACTCAAGGAGGTTCTGCAGAGAACCCAAACCGTCTCAGATGAGCGACAATCCACAGTGGAAAAGCTGACTGTCCAGCTTAG ggaGACCCacagggagctggaggagagaacTCATGAGGTCTTAGACATGGACAGTGCACTAAAGGAAAGACAGGGGGAGCTCCAACAAAGAGCAAAGCtg CTGGCCCAGCTGGAAGTGGCCATCAGAGAGCACAAGcaagagatggagaggaaggtgGAGTTTCTGGAGCAGAGCCTGGAAGCCAGAGAAAGAGAGCTGAAGGATGCGCAGAGGGAGCACTTGGACAGGAACGTGAAG GAGTCTCAGGAGCTCAGCCAGCAGCTGTGCGTTTGTCAGCAGCGACTTCAGAAAGTGTCAGAAGAGCTTGAAGAGACTCGACGTCAGCGTGAGACTCTGAACAGAGAGCTGGACGACGCCAAGTTGCTGACAAAAGAGACG GAGGCCCGGCTTtatagtgtggaggaggagctgactCTGAAGGAGGCGCGTTGGGAGCAGCTGGAGTCCAGACTGCAGGGCATGGTCACTTCtctggagcaggagctggatCTGGAGAGGGAGCAGCACAGCAAGGAG CTGGACTCCCTGCAGCAGACTCGGGGGCAGCTCCTCAAAGTCTCGGAGCAGATCTCCACCACCATGCGCTCCTCTCAGGAGCAGCTCACCGTCAAACTTCAGCAGAGCCAGGCCCAACTCGAGCAGGTCAAGGCCGAGCTGGACCGAGCTACGACTGAGCTGGACCGTACCACGAACCAAGTCGGTCAGCTCCAAACGCAGCTGGACCAGAGCCAGGCTCAGTTTCTTCAGATTAAAACCCAGCTGGAGCAGAGCAGGATTTACTGTGAACAGACCAAAGCCCAGAACATCCATCTACGTACCCAGCTGGAGCAGATGACTGTGCAGTTAAATCAAACCAGGGCGCAGGCTGCCCAGCTCCAGACCCAGCTCCTGGCCTCTGAGAAGTCTGTGGAGACCTCCAACGATTCCCTGCTCATCAAG GAGTCTGAGCTGACTCGTCTCCAGGCCAGGATCTCCAGTCTGGGACGAACTGCTGACCGACAGAATCTGTACAATCACGCACTCTCTCTCCCGGCTCTGCACAAATTCACGGACGCTCCGGAGCGTCACTCTCCAGCTTCATCCCCTAAAAGGCTGCAAACAACAGCCACCTCTCCCTCCCACGTCCAGCCAACGCACCCGCACTCTcctacacacagacaaaccTGCTCTTCGCCTCCTGCTCACACGTACCCACACCTGTCCAAGAGCCACCAAGCATGCGACGCGTGgatgcacagcagcagcaccagctccTCCCTGGACCTCCCTCCGAGCCTGAAGGCCACACTGAGGGAGGCGCTGGAGTCCACGtctgcctccatttcctctttccagGATTCTGTGAACTACAGCTGGCAGGGCCTCAGTTCCACAGATGCCACAGCGACATCAGACGTCTCTTTTGACCCGCTCACGTACATGGTGGACAAGCAAGGCGACCGAAGCCACAACGTGGAGGAGACGTTGATGCACGAAGGAGGAGATGAGCTCCTCAGCGAGTCAAGGAGGGAGTCTGTGAGCACGCTGGTGggtcaggaggagcaggaggaggaggtggatatGAGTTCGCTGACGGGGATGCTGAGGTTTGTTAACCAGACGTTGGCCATGCAGGAGGATCCCTCTGTGTGGAGCTCCACACAGCTAACACACACCTGA